Genomic DNA from Parcubacteria group bacterium:
TGTCTATTTCTTCTTTGGTCGGCTTTTTATTCTTAATTGTTCGAAAAAACGCAGGAAGAGCCGCCACCAGTTCCTTTTCCTCCAAAATATTGAATGGAATTATCCCCTGAGCAACATTGGCATAGCAGATAAAATCATCGAATTCCTTGCTGTCCTTTTTTAGTCCTAGTGTTTTTGCCCATGTTTCCAGCATTTTCCTGTCTGATGGAGGAGATATTTTTCCTCT
This window encodes:
- a CDS encoding helix-turn-helix transcriptional regulator, with product MKTGENLKKFGEFLYNLRIKKEYTLREMCRKVKYDPSNWSKIERGKISPPSDRKMLETWAKTLGLKKDSKEFDDFICYANVAQGIIPFNILEEKELVAALPAFFRTIKNKKPTKEEIDNMINLIKNA